Proteins found in one Miscanthus floridulus cultivar M001 chromosome 4, ASM1932011v1, whole genome shotgun sequence genomic segment:
- the LOC136548088 gene encoding uncharacterized protein codes for MAVPNYTYLKLKMIGPNGIIMIESMYEHAYDCDIECIEYAEALAKAETLIAHLDQLSGEAPDSKRRTGVFEPTEAIKLILIDPACPDDRALRISATLDIK; via the coding sequence atggcggtccccaactatacctacctcaagctcaagatgataGGCCCCAACGgtatcatcatgattgagtccatgtatgaacatgcatacgactgcgacatcgagtgcatcgagtacgccgaggctcttgcgaaggccgagaccctcatagcccacctcgaccaactcagtggcgaggcgcctgactccaagcgtcgcacaGGGGTGTttgagcccacggaggccatAAAACTCATCCTGattgaccccgcctgccccgacgaccgagcgctgaggatcagcgccaccctcgacatcaaatag